Below is a window of Lytechinus variegatus isolate NC3 chromosome 4, Lvar_3.0, whole genome shotgun sequence DNA.
TATTATTACCCTTTTCACATTTATTCTATTGATGTTtcttttgttgcttttttttaaattccagaATGCCAAACAGATGATGCCTTAGCACAGATGATGCAGCGTTGCCATGGGAGACGGCACTGTGCTGTCAAGGCTGGTAGCAAGATCTTTGGAGATCCATGTCCAGAGGACACACATAAATACCTCATTGTGCTTTATTCATGTGGTAAGTctctggtgatgatgatgatgatgatgacagtgatggtaatggcaatgatgttgatgacggtgacattgatgatgaggatgaccatgacaaaaattatgacaatggtAGTAGTAAAGATGgcaatgatgaaaatgatggagATAACGAATGACACTGATGacgataacaatgatgatggcaatgttAGGAGTCTCGATACTGATGATGAGTCTGAGGATTCTGAAGATGGTTTTTGCTGGTGATAATGATACATGCACCGTTTGTTTGTATGTAATAATATTGATGAatggcagtgatgatgatgatgatgatgatgatagtgattagATTGAAGTTAGAGATTCATTAACTTATCTGGAATTTGAGTGCTTTCGAGTTGAGTGATTACAGGTTCTATGAGCCATGCAGTTCTGTTCCTTACGTACCTATTCTCGAGCATGAAGCACAACTAATTTGACAAATGATTTTATATGTGTGAATTCAAACAAATATCAAACAGATGGGTAGTGACGCGTAACATTAGCTTTGGACAAAAAGGATAGgctaactttttttatttgaagtgtATTTTCCCACCCCTGTCATCAAATCTGCTTTGTTCAGATTTTGGAGAAGATCACAGAAAATGCCCAAGCGTCTTTTCTGTTCTGGATAATTGAGCGCCTAGAGCCGCCAACCATGCAATTACCCTCAGAGGGTCGTAGGGTTAATATCTTTAGCCATCGCTCATCTATGTATTGATCCACCATCGAAAGTTAGACTTTTTGTTTGTGCGCCTTTTTTGTTTGAGTGACTTATCACTTTGATTTGGGATACCACCTATAATTGCCTTTATGTGGATCATGTCTTGGGATGAGAAGGGCAGGAAAAGATGGGAGGGGAGGGCTAACAAGCCCCACTTCTGTAAATGCAACTGTAGATGTGTAGAATATAGCAACAGAAGATCACTTTTTACCCCTCTCCCACTCTGTGAATTCAAATGCAAAAGACATTATTGGTAAGCGCAATGAATGTCTccagggcaattccataaaatgatctgCCTTTTTATATGTccaacccccatttttctcaagttttacttcagtTTATAAACTgaccaaaaatttcatttttcgaAATTgtacaaataggcctacatcaacAGGTAGGAACATGCGTGTCTGCCCCCATCTTGAACTATCGACGAACTGCCATACTGGATATGGGGCATTGCTGTAAACTTTTCTTTGGCGTAAGAACTTTCGATGGTGCACAAAAGTCTGAGTAAAGATGTAGGTTAGAGGTTGTAAATCCTAATTGTCCAAAGGGTGGCCCTACAAGTTCTAGGTCCGTATTTGACCTTGCTAATGCCTGCAGCGGTCTTTAAAGTTTATTGCTACAAAGGTTCCACACACCctacgaggggggggggggggtcagttaAATATTACCGAATTCAGATTATAAACAATCTGTGATTACTTTCCCACCAAGATATAGATGATTGAGCCCCATATTTGAAATTTCTTGGAGTTATAAAAAGGTCAAAATGTTAATAACTGTTTTGCATCATCCATGAATGGACTTGAATTCTTCTGTGCCTTCTTATTGTACTCACTTTTTTACCCCTCTCACATTCGTCTGTCCTCATATTTCCCCTCCCCCCTACACCCCTACACCTCATTTTAGTTTAAAGATGAATTCCAGctttggtaacaatctcaaaatgactttttacagaatctaatgtaatgaccacccaagtgtctgtttgtatgaataacaaatatgtgccaaaggattctgggagaaattgtgtaattgctgagaaataaagcaaaataagcgcggattcggtcacttccgttggGACTTTctttccagcaataataatacactgtcccatgtgtgcctatctgtgttggtgatcttcagtgtgaacatttttcagccgagatttcaagatttcacaaagttcagtttatgtaactgtacctgatctagatcctcgatgatatactgacaattaagcctggtttttaagactttctcgtgaaatcagtgtttactgcaattactggaatttctctttaaactatATCGTGCTCCCCTTCCCTTCCTTCTCCAGCTGCTATATCCTAATTTCTTATATACTCCTCCAATATTCTCTGCACTCAAACTACTTTGCATTTCTCCTCCTCTCTTGTACCaaaggtttatttccaattcctCTAATGCCCATGctccaattgccaactcatctattatcatttggtctaatattaGTGTCCACTAtctacatggtctaattgccaatttgtctgctcattattttgtctaataaccagttggtccaataaccatttagtccatataccacttggtctaattggactaggTGTTTAATcgtgcaaaatgatgaaaaatgatatgaatattagaccaacaggttatgagacgaaatggtcatggacaaaatggtgattagatgaagtgatgattggaccaaatgataattggaccaaatggattttagacgaaatgttgatgggggaatggcattagactaaatgaaagtagatgAGTTGATGAGTGGAAGAGTTGGAAGTagacaaatttgcaatttatcAATATCCCAGTTTTCTCCTATCTCTTGTTTTCTCAtaccaatattatttttttttattcagagtaCAATATTCCACCTTTGACTATGTTCTGATTTTGTTCACTCTGCCTtctttttgatttatattttcaatattgcatTTACACCCTTCACTTCCTGGGTGACCCTGCTGACACCTAAGTAGAAAAGATAAACTCATGATTCTGCGAAAACAGAGTTTCGgtgcaatttgaagaaatctGAGTCATGCAGATAAAATAACtcttttgaatttgataaaGCTCTTGTGGTAATTGAAATGGGGAAGAAAATTGCTGTTTTTCTCATGTATTCCAGCTA
It encodes the following:
- the LOC121413669 gene encoding protein eva-1 homolog C-like is translated as MCPLPWTSLGTRSESLRSENINCRAADSLQIITDRCEDTPECRIEVKTSLFSVDPCPTTHKYLDVSYKCRPHQFTKVETCEDKHMNVYCDEENQVVAIYNAHFGRLLPGSMECPSYSMHELECQTDDALAQMMQRCHGRRHCAVKAGSKIFGDPCPEDTHKYLIVLYSCGKSLVMMMMMMTVMVMAMMLMTVTLMMRMTMTKIMTMVVVKMAMMKMMEITNDTDDDNNDDGNVRSLDTDDESEDSEDGFCW